From the genome of Prochlorococcus marinus XMU1419, one region includes:
- the purU gene encoding formyltetrahydrofolate deformylase — translation MEHPSIIFKIVCPDRPGLVSLLTSWISKYGGNIKHSDHHTDQDAGLFLSRIEWNSNNESFNRDEIYKEFEKIADEVNGQFNVNYSDEIPNVAIFVSKQNHCLIDLLWRVRNGELKMKVPLIISNHSHLENIANDFNAKFVHIDTFKTDKTIVEDQFLNLLKEYDIDLVVLAKYMQILSDSFLKKFSSIINIHHSFLPAFKGGQPYHRAWKRGVKLIGATAHYVTEDLDEGPIIEQCTVNVSHRDEVDDLIRKGRDIERIALARAVRLHLNHQVFVYNSKTAVFD, via the coding sequence TTGGAACATCCTTCAATTATATTCAAAATTGTTTGTCCCGATCGTCCTGGCCTCGTAAGTTTACTTACAAGTTGGATTTCAAAGTACGGTGGCAACATAAAACATTCTGATCATCATACAGATCAAGATGCAGGTTTGTTTCTTAGTCGAATTGAATGGAATAGTAACAATGAATCTTTTAATAGGGATGAAATTTATAAAGAATTTGAAAAAATTGCAGATGAAGTAAATGGACAATTTAACGTAAATTATTCTGATGAAATCCCAAATGTTGCTATTTTCGTGAGTAAACAAAATCATTGTTTGATTGATTTACTTTGGCGAGTAAGAAATGGAGAACTCAAAATGAAAGTTCCTTTAATAATTTCAAATCATTCTCATCTTGAAAATATTGCAAATGACTTTAATGCAAAATTTGTCCACATTGATACCTTTAAAACTGACAAAACTATTGTTGAAGATCAATTCTTAAATTTACTAAAAGAATATGACATTGATCTTGTTGTATTAGCCAAATATATGCAAATTTTGAGTGACTCTTTTTTAAAAAAGTTTTCTTCAATAATAAATATTCATCATTCTTTTTTACCTGCATTTAAGGGCGGGCAGCCATATCATAGAGCATGGAAGAGAGGTGTTAAATTAATCGGTGCTACTGCTCACTATGTTACTGAAGATCTTGATGAAGGCCCGATAATAGAGCAATGTACAGTTAATGTAAGTCATAGGGATGAAGTTGATGATTTGATTAGAAAAGGAAGAGATATTGAAAGAATAGCTTTAGCAAGAGCAGTTAGATTACATCTAAATCATCAAGTATTTGTCTATAACAGCAAAACTGCTGTTTTTGATTGA
- a CDS encoding ClC family H(+)/Cl(-) exchange transporter, translating to MPNFIKDNIQKTSNNSSRSIKKLLKQRSLVVAFSLLLTGLGASITSISFKTGIYFINNWRLALLDQFPSIAVLPIFGALGGAIAGYLIKNIAPAAKGSGVSQIMGFLRHKKVPMNLKVGLVKLISGIIAIGSGFPLGPEGPSVQMGGSVAWQMAKWLKAPTAFRRVIVAAGGGAGIAAVFSAPLGGFIYAIEELLNSAKPVILLLVVITTFIADSSADIIQALGLDPKAGGFDFNLGFLIQKEYDPSVFFLPVDFIYLVLLGIIIGIFAELYSRYVLLMQNLGKKWYKNKFVLKMSICGLILGSIYSFLPSTFHNLDELQKIIAEQNTSIGIALLAVLVLFITTGLAAASGAPGGLFYPMLTLGGSIGLIMGGWVEIATGHAPSTYIFAGMGAFVAGCSRTPITAMFLAFALTKNLLIMKPVLISCIASFLVARAFNEESIYERQIQIELED from the coding sequence ATGCCAAACTTTATAAAAGATAATATTCAAAAAACAAGTAATAATTCTTCTCGTAGCATCAAAAAATTATTAAAACAAAGATCTCTAGTCGTTGCATTTTCGCTCTTATTAACAGGTCTAGGAGCTTCAATTACAAGCATATCTTTTAAAACTGGAATCTATTTTATTAATAATTGGAGATTAGCATTATTAGACCAATTCCCATCTATTGCGGTCTTACCTATTTTTGGAGCTCTCGGAGGAGCTATTGCAGGATATTTAATCAAAAATATAGCACCTGCCGCAAAAGGTTCAGGTGTGAGTCAAATCATGGGTTTCTTAAGACATAAAAAAGTTCCAATGAATTTAAAAGTAGGATTAGTAAAGCTCATATCAGGAATTATTGCGATTGGTAGTGGATTCCCTTTGGGTCCAGAAGGTCCATCAGTTCAAATGGGAGGATCCGTAGCTTGGCAAATGGCCAAGTGGCTCAAAGCTCCTACAGCTTTCAGAAGAGTAATAGTAGCAGCAGGTGGTGGCGCCGGAATAGCTGCAGTATTTAGCGCTCCATTAGGAGGGTTTATCTATGCAATAGAGGAGTTATTAAACTCTGCTAAACCAGTAATTTTATTATTAGTAGTAATTACAACTTTTATTGCAGATTCATCTGCTGATATTATTCAAGCTTTAGGTTTAGATCCTAAAGCAGGAGGCTTTGATTTTAACCTCGGATTTTTGATTCAAAAAGAATATGACCCATCAGTTTTTTTCTTACCTGTAGATTTTATTTATTTAGTTTTACTAGGAATAATTATTGGGATATTTGCAGAATTGTACAGCAGATATGTTTTGTTAATGCAAAATCTTGGGAAAAAGTGGTATAAAAATAAATTTGTTTTAAAAATGAGTATCTGTGGACTTATTTTAGGAAGTATCTACTCTTTTTTACCCAGTACATTTCATAATTTAGATGAGTTACAGAAAATAATAGCTGAACAAAATACAAGTATTGGAATTGCTTTATTAGCAGTTTTAGTACTATTTATCACGACAGGTTTAGCTGCAGCATCCGGTGCTCCTGGAGGATTATTCTATCCAATGCTTACTTTAGGAGGGTCAATCGGACTAATAATGGGGGGCTGGGTTGAAATTGCTACAGGACATGCGCCAAGTACATACATTTTTGCGGGAATGGGGGCTTTCGTGGCAGGATGTTCGCGAACGCCAATAACAGCAATGTTTTTAGCTTTTGCTTTAACAAAAAATTTATTAATCATGAAACCTGTGTTAATCAGCTGCATTGCCAGTTTCTTGGTAGCAAGAGCTTTTAATGAAGAATCAATTTATGAAAGACAAATACAAATAGAATTAGAAGACTAA
- a CDS encoding FAD-dependent oxidoreductase, translated as MKSLKENSQKANIVIIGSGIIGKFNALELSELGFQVTIIDPTELQNSSNAALGVLMGNMYQKRRGRSWDLRKRSIELWPQWVKFLQKFNYELNIEKPLIQLTTNEEKFKKLEKFVYENNDPTLLILERDSILIKNINKAFQTKNIKGMISFKDGRINASSLLQTLDKYLKHKKVSYLQGEIIKIRKSNNQWISTTRNNENIKSDIVILCNSLKAIDLIDSRSHNIKLKPVLGQAMEIEINDSKIDLLSLPKQFNINGKNIIPKSKNKLIIGSTDEYSTKPEKNTFEKLTNFLDKKPSWLEKGKITKKWYGIRSRPDGEPSPIMKNLEDGLIICTGFYKNGILLAPACSKWVADEIKNYLY; from the coding sequence ATGAAAAGCTTAAAAGAAAATTCTCAAAAAGCAAACATAGTTATTATTGGTTCAGGGATTATTGGAAAATTTAACGCCTTAGAATTATCAGAATTAGGTTTCCAGGTAACGATAATAGATCCAACTGAACTCCAAAATAGTAGCAATGCAGCTTTAGGCGTGCTAATGGGTAATATGTATCAAAAAAGAAGGGGTAGAAGCTGGGATCTCAGGAAACGAAGCATTGAATTATGGCCACAATGGGTAAAGTTCCTACAAAAATTTAATTATGAATTAAATATCGAAAAACCATTAATACAACTAACTACTAATGAAGAAAAGTTTAAAAAATTAGAGAAATTTGTTTATGAAAATAATGATCCAACGTTACTAATTTTAGAAAGAGACTCAATATTAATCAAGAATATAAATAAAGCCTTCCAAACAAAAAATATAAAAGGAATGATCTCCTTCAAAGATGGAAGAATAAATGCTTCATCGTTACTTCAAACATTAGATAAATATCTAAAACATAAAAAAGTAAGTTATTTACAAGGAGAAATAATAAAAATAAGAAAATCAAACAATCAATGGATTTCTACAACAAGGAATAATGAAAATATCAAATCTGACATAGTTATTTTGTGTAATTCACTAAAAGCTATTGATTTAATAGATAGCCGATCTCACAACATCAAATTAAAACCTGTTTTAGGTCAAGCTATGGAAATTGAGATTAATGATTCAAAAATTGATTTGTTGTCGCTGCCAAAACAATTCAATATAAATGGTAAAAATATAATTCCCAAATCAAAAAATAAGCTAATTATTGGATCAACTGACGAATATAGTACTAAGCCAGAAAAAAATACATTCGAAAAACTCACAAACTTTCTCGATAAAAAACCAAGTTGGCTGGAGAAAGGAAAAATTACTAAAAAGTGGTACGGTATTAGGTCAAGACCAGATGGTGAGCCTTCACCAATAATGAAAAATCTTGAAGATGGGCTAATTATATGTACAGGTTTTTATAAAAATGGGATTTTACTAGCTCCCGCGTGTTCTAAATGGGTTGCTGATGAAATTAAAAATTACCTTTACTAA